The Herbiconiux sp. A18JL235 region GTCGAGCGCGTCGTACGCGACGCCTTCGCGCGCGCCCAGGCCCGCCGCAAGAAGCTCACCCTGGTGCACAAGACGAACGTGCTCACCTTCTCGGGCGGGCTGTGGAAGCGCATCGTCGACGAGGTGGGGGCCACCTTCCCAGAAGTGGCCGTGGACTATCTGCATGTCGACGCCGCGACCATCTTCCTGGTCACCGACCCTGCTAGATTCGATGTCATCGTCACAGACAATCTCTTCGGCGACATCCTCACCGACCTGGCCGGCGCAATCAGCGGCGGGATCGGCTTGGCGGCCTCGGGCAACATCAACCCCGACGGCACGTATCCCTCGATGTTCGAACCGGTGCACGGCTCCGCTCCCGACATCGCAGGCCAGCAGAAGGCCGACCCCACGGCGGCGATCCTCTCGGCCGCCCTCCTGCTCGAGCACCTCGGGCTCGAGGCCGAGGCGAAGGCGGTGCGCACCGCCGTGGTCGCCGACATCGCGGGCCGCGACGGCTCCGCCCGCCCGACCGCGGCGGTCGGCGACGCGATCGTCACTGCGCTGGCCGCCCCAGAACCCGCCACGACACACTGACCGAAAGACAGCCCATGAGCATCGCAGAGACCTCCACCTTCCCCCTCCGCTTCGAGTTCACGCCCTCCCAGGCGGCGCGCGACGAGGCGGAGCGCGAGGTCATCCTCTCCGACCCCGGCTTCGGCAAGCACTTCACCGACCACATGGTGAAGATCGACTGGACCATCGACGCCGGTTGGCACGATGCCGCCGTCATCCCGTACGGCCCCCTGCTGCTCGACCCCTCAGCCGCCGTGCTGCACTACGCGCAGGAGATCTTCGAGGGCCTCAAGGCCTACCGCCACGCCGACGGCTCCATCCACACCTTCCGGCCGGAGAAGAACGCCGAGCGTCTGCAGCGTTCGGCCCGCCGACTGGCCCTCCCCGAGCTCTCCACCGACGACTTCGTCGAGTCGCTGAAGCAGCTCATCGCCGTCGACGGCGCCTGGGTTCCGGATGCGCCGGAGACGAGCCTCTACATCCGCCCCTTCATGATCGCCAACGAGTCGTTCCTCGGCGTGCGCCCCTCACAGAAGGTGGGCTACTACGTCATCGCGAGCCCCGCCGGCGCGTACTTCACGGGCGGTGTGGCGCCCGTGTCGATCTGGCTCTCCACCGAGTACTCCCGCGCGGGTCGCGGCGGCACCGGCGCTGCCAAGTGCGGCGGCAACTACGCCGCCTCGCTGCTGCCGCAGCAGGAGGCCTACGAGCACGGCTGCGCGCAGGTGCTCTTCCTCGACGGCGAGACCGGCCAGCACGTCGACGAGCTCGGCGGCATGAACGTGTTCTTCGTGCACGAGGGCGGCAAGATCGTCACCCCGCGCCTGACCGGCACCATCCTCGAGGGCATCACGCGCGACAGCATCATCCAGCTCGCTCACGACCGCGGGCTCAGCGTCGAGGAGCGCGACGTGACCATCGAGGAATGGCGGGAGGGCGTCGGGTCGGGAACCATCACGGAGGTGTTCGCCTGCGGCACGGCCGCGGTGATCACGCCCATCTCGGCGCTGAAGTCGCCCGACGGGACGATCGGCGACGAGAACGCGCCGGCGGGTGAGCTCACCATGTCGATCCGGCAGGAGCTCACCGACATCCAGTACGGTCGCATCCCCGACCGCCACGGCTGGCTGACCCGGCTGGACGCCTGACCATGAAGATCGCACGGTTCAGCCACCAGGGTGCCATCAACTTCGGCATCGTCGACGACGGCGATCTCGTGGTGCTGAACGGCGATCCCATGTTCGCCGGTTACGACACCACGGGGGAGCGGGTGCCGCTCGAGAGCGCCACCCTGCTCGCCCCCGTCATCCCTCGGTCGAAGGTGGTGGCGGTGGGCAAGAACTACCGCGACCACGTCGCCGAGATGGGCGGGGGTGAGGCGCCGGCCGAACCGCTGCTGTTCCTGAAGCCGAACACCGCAGTCATCGGCCCGGGCGACACCATCGTGCGGCCTCCCCAGTCGAATCGGGTCGATTACGAGGGCGAGCTGGCCGTGGTGATCGGGAGCGTCGCGAAGAACGTCGCCGCTGCCGACGCCGAGCGGGTGATCTTCGGCTACACCGTGGCCAACGACGTGACGGCGCGCGACCTGCAGAAGACCGACGGACAGTGGGCGAGGGCAAAGGGGTTCGACACCTTCTGCCCGCTGGGGCCCGTGATCGAGACGGAGTTCGACCTCGCTTCGGCCACGGTGGAGACCCGGCTGAACGGCTCTCTCGTGCAGAGCGCTCCGCTCACCGACATGATCCACTCGGTGCCCGAGATCATCGCCTACGTCTCTGCGGTCTTCACCCTCCTCCCCGGCGACGTCATCCTCACCGGCACCCCCGCGGGTGTGGGCTTCGTCGAGACGGGAGACGTCGTCGACGTCGAGGTCTCGGGAATCGGCGTGCTGTCGAACCCGGTCTCCTGAGACGCCCGTCGCGGCTGCTCACGCCTCAGCCGGCTCAGGCCGCTCAGGCGGAGGTGGTCTCGGCGGCAGCCTCGAGAGCGCCGATCGCCGCGGCGATGCTCGCCACCTGCTCCTCGCTCAGCTCGTCGAACACCTCGAGCACGCGGTGGGCGCGTTCATCGCGGGCGACACGGATGGCCTCGGTACCCTCGGCCGTGGGGCTGACGAAGAACGACCTGCCGTCGCCTGGATCGGCCGACCGCTGCACGAGGCCCCGCGATTCGAGGTCGGCCAGCAGACGCGTCACGGTGGGTGCCGCCACCCGTTCGAGCCGGGCGATGTCTCCGGGGCGGATGGGCGCGCTCGTCACGATCGTGGCGAGCGCCGACACCTGCCCGGGCGTCAACTCGCTGGCCGGACGGATGCGCCGGTTGAGCCGGCCGATCGAGAAGGCCAGCCGGGCGGCGAGATCGGCGCGGTCGGAGGGTGTCTCGTGGGTCATCGTGCGCTTTCGTGCAGGTCGACAGGATGGCTCGAGTCTTTCACATCGATGAACATCGTGCCTGGGTGGAGACCGGCATTGCGCATCCGTTCACCGCGGCGCTAATGTGGACGCTGTTCACATCCACAGGATGCCGCCTTCGCGGAATATCGGGCGCCCCACGCGCGCTGCACACCGATAGCCCCTCGTCTCCTCACCGCCTTCCACCCTGCCCTCCTCCGCGCCTCGACAGGATCTCTTCGTGACCGACAGCATCACCGGCTCCACAGCACTCGCCGCCGACACCGCCCCGCCCGACGACCAGGCGCGCCTCGCGCGCCGCAACAAGCTCGTCATCAACCTCCTGCTCGTCTCGGCCTTCGTCGTCATCCTCAACGAGACGATCATGGGTGTCGCCATCCCGCACCTGGTCACCGACCTCGGCATCACCGAGGTCGCCGCACAGTGGCTCTCGACGGCGTTCATGCTCACCATGGCCGTCGTCATCCCCATCACCGGGTTCCTGCTGCAGCGCTTCAACACGCGGCCGATCTTCATCGCCGCGATGTCGCTGTTCAGCGTAGGAACGCTCATCGCCGCCTCCTCGCCCGGGTTCGAGATGCTGCTCGTCGGTCGCGTGGTGCAGGCCAGCGGCACCGCCATCATGATGCCGCTGCTCATGACGACGGTGATGACCCTGGTGCCGCCGGCCACGCGCGGGCGCACCATGGGCAACATCTCCATCGTCATCTCGGTGGCCCCGGCGCTCGGCCCGACCATCTCGGGCATCATCCTCAGCACCCTCTCCTGGCGGTGGATGTTCATCCTCGTGCTCCCCATCGCCGTCGGTGCGCTCGTGCTCGGCTTCCTGCGCGTGCAGAACGTCACCGAGCCGCGGCCGACGCCGATCGACGTCGTCTCGGTAGTGCTCTCGGCCTTCGGCTTCGGCGGCCTGGTGTTCGGCCTGAGTAACCTCGGCGAGGGCGCCGGCGACCCGGTGTCGTCGTGGGTTCCGCTTGCGGTGGGTGTGCTGGGTCTCGGTGCCTTCGTCTGGCGCCAGATCTCGCTGCAGCGCCGCTCGCGCGCCCTGCTCGACCTGCGCACCTTCCGCTCGCGCACCTTCGGCGTCGCGATCGTCATGATGGCGATCAGCATGATGGCGCTGTTCGGAACGGTCATCGTGCTGCCCTTCTTCATGCAGGACGTGCTGCGGCTCGACGCCCTCACCACCGGCCTGCTGCTCCTCCCCGGCGGCCTGGTGATGGGCGTGCTCGCGCCGTTCGTCGGCCGCATCTACGACAGGGTCGGCCCCACGCCGCTGCTCGTGCCCGGCGCGTTCATCGTGAGCGGTGTGCTCTGGGGCCTCACGCTGGTGAACGAGAACACCTCGATGTGGTGGGTGCTCGCCGCGCACATCACGCTGAGCGTCGGTCTCGCCCTCATGTTCACGCCCCTGTTCACCTCGGCGCTCGGCTCGCTCACCCCGCAGCTGTACTCGCACGGGTCGGCGACCATCGGCACCGTGCAGCAGCTGGCGGGTGCCGCGGGCACCGCGCTGTTCATCGCCGTGATGGCGGGTGTCACCGCGTCGACCGCCGCCGCGGGTGCGAGCGAGGTCGGTGCGACTGCTGCCGGGGTGAAGGCGGCGTTCCTGTGCGGTGCCGTCATCTCGCTAGGCGGCGTCGTCGCCTCGTTCTTCGTGCGGCGGCCCGCGAACGTGGCGCCGGGCGACGAGGCCGTCATCGACGGTGCAGCGGGGGTCGCGGCAGAGGGAGCGCCGCTCGGGCACTGAGCCCGCGGTCCTCAACCTTCCGCGCCGGGGGTTCTGGCCCGGGCTCGGTACTCCACCTCGGGCCGCCCCGGCGTGCCGTAGCGCTGCTCGCGGCGCGCGGCCCCGGTGTCGGCGAGGTGCTCGAGGTACCGTCGTGCGGTCACGCGCGACACCTGCTGCGAGGCAGCCAGTTCCGAAGCCGAGACGCCGAGGGGCGCGGCCTCGCGCAACGCCCCGCGCACCCGCTCGAGCGTCTCAGCGGTGAGCCCCTTCGGCAGCGGGGCACCATGGTCGCGGCGGAGGGCGGCGAAGGTGGAGTCGACCTCCTGCTGGTCGGTCACCGTTCCGCCTGCGATGCGCGCGTGGAAGTCGCGGTACGACTCGAGCTTCTCGGCGAAGGCGGCGAAGCCGAAGGGCTTGATGAGGTACTGCACGATGCCGAGCGAGACGGCAGAGCGCACCACCGACGCGTCGCGCACGGCCGTGACCGCGATGACGTCGGTCTCGACGCCGGCGGCGCGCAGCGACCGGCAGAACTCGATGCCGGTGGTGTCGGGAAGGTTGACGTCGAGCAGGATGAGGTCGATGGCCGGCGCGGCCCCCGAGACGGCGGCGCGCACCGCCCGCATCGCCTCGGCTCCGGATCCGGCGGTCGCCGCGACCGCGAAGCCGGGGAGCCGGGCGAGGTAGGCCGCGTGCGCTTCCGCGGTGAGCCGTTCGTCTTCGACGACCAGCACCCGGATGTCGGGCGACGGCGCGCTGCCGGCGGGCCCCTCGCCGTTCATCGCACCGACTCCGCGGGAACGGGCAGAGTCACGGTGAACCGCGAACCCTCGACGGTCACCTCGCCCCCCAGTCGCCGTGCCGCCTGCCGCACCAGTGCCAGGCCGATGCCGTGGCCCTCGCCGGTCTTCGTCGTCACACCGAGGCCGAACACGCTCTCGGCGAGCCGCTCGCCCGGCCCCGGCCCGCTGTCGGAGACCTCGATGCGGAACGTACCCCGCGCATCCGCCCCGATCCCCACCTCGACCACCGGATGCTCGGTGCCCGCCACGGCGTCGAGAGCGTTGTCGACGAGGTTGCCGACGATGGTGATGAGCTCGTGCGGCGGCAGCCCGCCCACGTCGACGCGACCGGGGATGACCAGCTCGAGGGTGACGCCGCGCTCGGCGGCCTGCGGCGCCTTGCCGAGCAGCAGTGCGAGCAGCACCGGTTCGTCGAGGGCGGTGAGGATGCGGTCGGCGAGCTGCTGGCTCACGGCCAGCTGCGAGGAGGCGAGCTCTGCCGCCTCGGCGGCGCGACCCAGCTCGATGAGCGCGACGATGGTGTGCAGGCGGTTGGCGAACTCGTGCGTTTGCGAGCGCAGGGCGTCGGAGAGGGTCGTCATCGTGTCGAGTTCGCCCGCGAGTTCCTGCAACCGGGTGTGGTCGCGAAGCGTCGTGACGGTGCCGACGAGCTGCGCGCGACCACGGGCGCGCCCGGACTCGGGCGTCGACACCACCCGGTCGCGATCGAGCACCAGCACGTGCGTGTCGGTGACCACGATCTCGTCGACAGCGACCTCGGCCGAGATGAGCGCGGCGGCGACGGGAGCCGCCAGCGGCAGCTCCGACACCGCGACGGGCGCGCCGTCGCTCGAGCGGGGGAGGCCGAGCAGCTCGGCGGCGCGATCGTTGTAGAGCACCACCCGGCGCGAGGCGTCTTGCAGCAGCAGCCCCTCGCCGATGGAGTGCAGCACACCTTCGTAGTAGGCGAACATGCGGCTCATCTCCTCGGCGCCGCGGCCCCAGGTGACCCGCCGCAGGTACCGGCTGACGCCCCAGGAGGCGAGCGCGCCGAGCGCCAGGGCTGCCGCGGCGGCGAGAAGCACCGTCGCGATGCGGCCGCCGAGCGCGACCTGCGTGTTCGACACGGTGATGCCCGCCGAGACCAGCGCGACGACCCTGCCGCCCGCATCCTCGATGGGCACGACCGCGCGCACGGAGGGGCCGAGCGTTCCCGTGTAGGTCTCGGTGAACGACTCTCCGGCGAGCGCCCGGTCGATGGTGCCGAGGAACTGCTTGCCGATCTCGGCGGGGTCGCGGTGGGTGTAGCGGATGCGCTCGGGCGACATGATGGTGATGAAGTCGATGCCCGCCGAGTCCATGATGTCGACGGCGTAGGGCTGCAGGGTCGCCGTGGGGTCTGAAGAGGCGACCCCCTCGATCACGAACGGGTCGTGGGCGATGGTCTCGGCGACGGCGAGCGACCTGGCCGCGGCGTCGCGCTCGACGTCGGCGCGCGCGTCGGCCCAACTCGCCAGCACGGCCGCCCCGGTGAGCACCAGGATGACGACGAGCTGCGACACGAAGAGCCTCGTCGCGATGCTCCACCGTCGCATGACGCCCACCTCCTGCCGCCTCCTCGCCTGCATCCTCACTGTAGGCGCGCAGCACGGTGCGTGGGGCGAGCCCGGCGCGAACACTATGAACAGAAGGCTCCCGGTGCAGGGGCGGGCGCTGAAGCTGGGCGTCACGCATCCGATCACAGGAATCCGTCTCAGGCGGTTCCGCCTCGAGGAATGAGGGAAGCAATGGCGCTCCGATCACGAACCACCGACACCGCACCCCGCCGCCGCCGGCACCTGGGGTCGTCGCACTACCTCTACATCGCCGTGATCGTCGCCGTGCTGGCGGGCGCGATCGTCGGTCTCGCCGCCCCGCAGTTCGCCGTGCAGCTGAAGCCCGTGGGCGACGCCTTCGTGGCACTGATCAAGATGATGATCGCCCCGATCATCTTCTGCACGATCGTGCTCGGGGTCGGCTCCATCGCCAAAGCGGCGACGGTGGGCAAGGTCGGGGGCCTCGCGCTCGGCTACTTCATCGTGATGTCGACCTTCGCGCTCGGCATCGGGCTCGTGGTGGGGAACATCATCCACCCCGGCGCGGGCCTCGACATCGCGAACGCCAGCTACGACGCCTCCGGCACCAAGGAGGCCGCGACCACCACCAAGTTCCTGCTCGGCATCATCCCGACCTCGTTGCTGTCGTCGCTGACGGCCGGCAACATCCTGCAGGTGCTGTTCGTGGCGCTGCTCGTGGGCTTCGCCCTGCAGAAGATGGGCACGAAGGGCACCCCCATCCTCGGGGCGATCCGGCAGATCCAGGCGCTGGTGTTCCGCATCCTCGCCATGATCATGTGGGTCGCGCCGCTCGGCGCCTTCGGGGCCATCGCCGCAGTGGTCGGCAACACCGGCTTCGGCGCCATCGTCGCGCTCGGCACCCTCATGATCGCCTTCTACATCACCTGCGCCCTGTTCATCGTGGTCGTGCTGGGCTCGCTGCTCTGGCTCGTCGGCCGGGTGAACATCTTCCGGATGATGAAGTACCTCGGCCGCGAGTACCTGCTCATCGTGTCGACCTCGTCGAGCGAGGTGGTGCTGCCACGGCTCATCGCGAAGATGGAGCACGCGGGGGTGTCGAAGCCCGTGGCGGGCATCACCATCCCCACCGGCTACTCGTTCAACCTCGACGGCACGGCCATCTACCTCACCATGGCGTCGCTGTTCATCGCCAGCGCCATGGGCACCCCGCTCTCGATCGGCGAGCAGGTCTCGCTGCTGCTGTTCATGATGATCGCGTCGAAGGGTGCTGCCGGGGTCACCGGCGCCGGCCTCGCCACCCTGGCCGGCGGACTCCAGGCGCACCGCCCTGACCTCGTCGACGGCGTGGGCGTGATCGTGGGCATCGACCGGTTCATGTCGGAGGCCCGTGCGCTCACGAACTTCACCGGCAACGCCGTCGCCACCCTGCTCGTCGGCACCTGGACGAAGGAGCTCGACCGGGAGCAGCTGACGGCCGTGCTGGCCGGCGAGCGCCCGTTCGACGAGTCGACGATGAGCGTCGACGACCACCTGGGCGCCGACGAAGCGGCCGAGGTGCAGCGCGAGCAGCACCCTGTGCCCGCGGCGGCCGCAGCGAGCGGATCGACGACGGAGAACCCGGTGACGACGGCCCCCGCCGCGCAGGAACCCGAGCTGGTCGGCTCGAACGCCGGAGGTACGCGGCTCGGCTGAGCCACGGGCCGGCCTTCGGCCGCGCCTCACCCGAGGGCGAAGCCGAAGGAGGGCAGGGCCGGTGCGGCGAAGACGCCGCCACCGGCCCTTTCGCGTGGCACCCAGGTGGCGTCGGCGTCGATTCCGATGCCGGAGACCCGTGCGCCGGCTGGCGCGGGCTGCGCGGCGGCTCGGGCGAGCAGCTCGTTCCAGCCGTCGCGGGCGGGGGAGTGGTCGAGGTAGGCGCCGAGCAGGCGGGCTGTGGCCAGCGCGTCGACCGAGGCGCGGTGCGCTCCCTTCAGCTCGATGGCGAACGCCGCGCAACAGGCGGCGAGCGACCGCGGCCCGTGCGGCAGGAACTGCCGCGACAGCTGCAGGGTGCAGAGCGTGGCGGCCGGCGCCCACGAGCGATGGCCCGCCGCGGCCAGCTCGGCGAGGAGGAAGCGGCGGTCGAACGTGGCGTTGTGCGCCACCATCACCCGCCCGGCGAGCAGCCCCACGAGACTCGGCGCGATCTCGGCGAAGCGAGGTGCCGCGCGCAACTGCGCCGCCGTGATGCGGTGGATGCGCGTGGGGCCAGGCCCGATCCCCTCGCCCGGGTCGATCAGGGTGTCCCACCGGCCGGTGACGGTGCCGTCGGCGTCGGAGTGCACGACCGCCACCTCCACCGCCCGGTGCCGCCCGGCCTGAAGGCCCGTGGTCTCGAAGTCGATGGTCGCGAATCCCGGGCCGGTCATGCTGCGACGCTACGAGCACCCTCCGACATCGAGATTGGTGGTCCCCTGTTCGCCCTCAGACTGCCGACCCGGTTCGAAACCGCACACGTCGCACCATCCGAGCCCGGTAGGGCTGTGGACGGCTCGACGTTTGCGGTTTCGAACCGGCACCCGAGCGGGCGACAGAGAGCATCGCCGACAGCAGCGACGTCACCTACCTGAGCGCATCGGAACCAGACGAGTCGAGCCCAGGGACGATCGTGATCGAGCGAATGTCTCCCGACCACGGGATAATTGACCCATGCCTACTTCTGTTCCCGCCCTCGTCGCCACCTCCACCACCGGTCCGTTCGAGAACGGCACCGTCGAGCGACGCGACCTCCGACCCGGCGACGTGCGCATCGACATCGCCTACGCCGGCATCTGCCACTCCGACATCCACACCGTGCGCGGGGAGTGGGGTGCCACCGAGTACCCCCTGACCCCCGGGCACGAGATCGCCGGTATCGTCTCCGAGGTCGGCGAGGGGGTCAGCCGCTACGCGGTCGGCGACCGCGTCGGCGTCGGCTGCTTCGTCGACTCCTGCCGCGAGTGCGCCGAGTGCCTCGCCGGAGAGGAGCAGTTCTGCCAGAAGGGCGTCATCTACACCTACGGCACCGTCGGCCACGACGGCGTGCGCACCCAGGGCGGCTACAGCCGGCAGATCGTCGTCGACGAGAACTACGTGGTGCGCATCCCCGACTCGCTCGACCTCGACGTCGCCGCCCCGCTCCTGTGCGCGGGCATCACGCTCTACTCGCCGCTCAGGCGCTGGAAGGCCGGCCCCGGCGTGCGCGTCGGCATCGTCGGCATGGGCGGCCTCGGCCACATGGGCGTGAAGATTGCCCACGCGCTCGGCGCCCACGTCACCGTGCTCAGCCAGAGCCTGTCGAAGAAGGACGACGGACTGCGCTTCGGCGCCGACGAGTACGTCGCCACCAGCGACCCCGAGAGCCTGCGCGCCCTGCGCGGCAGTTTCGACCTCATCATCTCGACGGTCTCGGCCGACATCGACCTCGACCGCTTCCTCGGCCTCCTCGGCACCGGGGGCGCGCTGGTGTTCGTCGGTCTGCCAGAGAACCCGCAGCAGTTCAGCATGTTCTCTCTCACGAGCGCCCGGCGCATCATCGCCGGCTCGAACATCGGCGGCATCCGCGAGACCCAGGAGATGCTCGACTTCTGCGCCGAGCACGGCATCGCCGCCGAGATCGAGACCATCGCGGCCTCCGAGGTCGACGGGGCGTGGGACAGGGTGGTCGCGAGCGACGTGCGCTACCGCTTCGTCATCGACGCCGAGACCATCGGCGGCTGAGCCGAGCCGCCACGAACGACGAGAGCCACTCCCGCATCGGGGGCGGCTCTCGTCGTTCCTGACGGGTGCGGCGGGGGGAGATGAGCGGATGCGCGGGCACGCCTCGACGCGTCAGCCCAGGTCGAGCTCGTAGTAGACGGCGAGGGGGCCGCTGCCACGGCCCTCGTGGCAGTCGAACCCGCGCTTGTCGTAGAGGTGCCGAGCGGCGAGGTCGTCTTCGGAGGTGTTGAGGTCGAGGTAGCCGGCTCCGCGGGAGCGCGCGTGCGCGATCACCTCGTCGAGGAGGGCGGTGCCGAGCCCTCGGCCGCGGTGCTGCGGGGCGACGTAGAGCTCGGCCAGGTAGGCCTCGAGGACCGGCTGCCAGAGGTTTTCGCGGAAGCGGAGCACCGCGACGCCGAGCGGAGGCTCCCCGGTGAGGAGCACGCTCGTGTCGCCCGCGGCGGAGAGGGCGGCGAGCCGGTCGGCGAGCCAGGCCGGCTCGGGAGCCGGATCGTCGTACTCGCGATTGAAGTCGACGAGCAGGTGGGCGGCTGCGGCGAAGTCGGCAGCGGTCGCGGCCAGGGCGGCGGGCACGTCAGGCTGCCGCGCCGGGCGCGACGCCGGCATTCGACGCGGTGGCGGCCTCGGCCTCCGCTTCCGCCTCGGCCCTCGCGAGCTCGGCCTTCCACTGGCGGAACCCCTCCTCGGTGCGGCCCCGCCGCCAGTAGCCCGAGATCGAGACCTGGCTGCGGCTGAGCCCGCGCTCCCTGAGCAGGTAGGGGCGGATGCCGTGCATGACCTCCTCCGCCTCCCCGTGCACGAAGGCGTGAACGCGGCCCTCGGGCCAGTCGAGGGCGCGCACCGCGATCTCGAGGGCGTCGGCAGGAGCATCCGTGCCGTCGGCGGCGTGCCGGTAGAGGTGCTCGACCGTGCCGTG contains the following coding sequences:
- a CDS encoding 3-isopropylmalate dehydrogenase, whose amino-acid sequence is MARTVKLALIPGDGIGPEVVAEAVKVLDAVTEGSSVTFEKTHFSLGAARYLETGDVLTDDDLAAIASHDAILLGAVGGVPGDPRLKDANIERGLLLRLRFALDHYVNLRPTVIYPGVPSPLASHGDVDFVVVREGTEGPYVGNGGAIRQGTPHEIANEVSVNTAYGVERVVRDAFARAQARRKKLTLVHKTNVLTFSGGLWKRIVDEVGATFPEVAVDYLHVDAATIFLVTDPARFDVIVTDNLFGDILTDLAGAISGGIGLAASGNINPDGTYPSMFEPVHGSAPDIAGQQKADPTAAILSAALLLEHLGLEAEAKAVRTAVVADIAGRDGSARPTAAVGDAIVTALAAPEPATTH
- a CDS encoding branched-chain amino acid aminotransferase, yielding MSIAETSTFPLRFEFTPSQAARDEAEREVILSDPGFGKHFTDHMVKIDWTIDAGWHDAAVIPYGPLLLDPSAAVLHYAQEIFEGLKAYRHADGSIHTFRPEKNAERLQRSARRLALPELSTDDFVESLKQLIAVDGAWVPDAPETSLYIRPFMIANESFLGVRPSQKVGYYVIASPAGAYFTGGVAPVSIWLSTEYSRAGRGGTGAAKCGGNYAASLLPQQEAYEHGCAQVLFLDGETGQHVDELGGMNVFFVHEGGKIVTPRLTGTILEGITRDSIIQLAHDRGLSVEERDVTIEEWREGVGSGTITEVFACGTAAVITPISALKSPDGTIGDENAPAGELTMSIRQELTDIQYGRIPDRHGWLTRLDA
- a CDS encoding fumarylacetoacetate hydrolase family protein, with protein sequence MKIARFSHQGAINFGIVDDGDLVVLNGDPMFAGYDTTGERVPLESATLLAPVIPRSKVVAVGKNYRDHVAEMGGGEAPAEPLLFLKPNTAVIGPGDTIVRPPQSNRVDYEGELAVVIGSVAKNVAAADAERVIFGYTVANDVTARDLQKTDGQWARAKGFDTFCPLGPVIETEFDLASATVETRLNGSLVQSAPLTDMIHSVPEIIAYVSAVFTLLPGDVILTGTPAGVGFVETGDVVDVEVSGIGVLSNPVS
- a CDS encoding MarR family winged helix-turn-helix transcriptional regulator, translating into MTHETPSDRADLAARLAFSIGRLNRRIRPASELTPGQVSALATIVTSAPIRPGDIARLERVAAPTVTRLLADLESRGLVQRSADPGDGRSFFVSPTAEGTEAIRVARDERAHRVLEVFDELSEEQVASIAAAIGALEAAAETTSA
- a CDS encoding MDR family MFS transporter; protein product: MTDSITGSTALAADTAPPDDQARLARRNKLVINLLLVSAFVVILNETIMGVAIPHLVTDLGITEVAAQWLSTAFMLTMAVVIPITGFLLQRFNTRPIFIAAMSLFSVGTLIAASSPGFEMLLVGRVVQASGTAIMMPLLMTTVMTLVPPATRGRTMGNISIVISVAPALGPTISGIILSTLSWRWMFILVLPIAVGALVLGFLRVQNVTEPRPTPIDVVSVVLSAFGFGGLVFGLSNLGEGAGDPVSSWVPLAVGVLGLGAFVWRQISLQRRSRALLDLRTFRSRTFGVAIVMMAISMMALFGTVIVLPFFMQDVLRLDALTTGLLLLPGGLVMGVLAPFVGRIYDRVGPTPLLVPGAFIVSGVLWGLTLVNENTSMWWVLAAHITLSVGLALMFTPLFTSALGSLTPQLYSHGSATIGTVQQLAGAAGTALFIAVMAGVTASTAAAGASEVGATAAGVKAAFLCGAVISLGGVVASFFVRRPANVAPGDEAVIDGAAGVAAEGAPLGH
- a CDS encoding response regulator — protein: MNGEGPAGSAPSPDIRVLVVEDERLTAEAHAAYLARLPGFAVAATAGSGAEAMRAVRAAVSGAAPAIDLILLDVNLPDTTGIEFCRSLRAAGVETDVIAVTAVRDASVVRSAVSLGIVQYLIKPFGFAAFAEKLESYRDFHARIAGGTVTDQQEVDSTFAALRRDHGAPLPKGLTAETLERVRGALREAAPLGVSASELAASQQVSRVTARRYLEHLADTGAARREQRYGTPGRPEVEYRARARTPGAEG
- a CDS encoding ATP-binding protein encodes the protein MRRWSIATRLFVSQLVVILVLTGAAVLASWADARADVERDAAARSLAVAETIAHDPFVIEGVASSDPTATLQPYAVDIMDSAGIDFITIMSPERIRYTHRDPAEIGKQFLGTIDRALAGESFTETYTGTLGPSVRAVVPIEDAGGRVVALVSAGITVSNTQVALGGRIATVLLAAAAALALGALASWGVSRYLRRVTWGRGAEEMSRMFAYYEGVLHSIGEGLLLQDASRRVVLYNDRAAELLGLPRSSDGAPVAVSELPLAAPVAAALISAEVAVDEIVVTDTHVLVLDRDRVVSTPESGRARGRAQLVGTVTTLRDHTRLQELAGELDTMTTLSDALRSQTHEFANRLHTIVALIELGRAAEAAELASSQLAVSQQLADRILTALDEPVLLALLLGKAPQAAERGVTLELVIPGRVDVGGLPPHELITIVGNLVDNALDAVAGTEHPVVEVGIGADARGTFRIEVSDSGPGPGERLAESVFGLGVTTKTGEGHGIGLALVRQAARRLGGEVTVEGSRFTVTLPVPAESVR
- a CDS encoding cation:dicarboxylase symporter family transporter: MALRSRTTDTAPRRRRHLGSSHYLYIAVIVAVLAGAIVGLAAPQFAVQLKPVGDAFVALIKMMIAPIIFCTIVLGVGSIAKAATVGKVGGLALGYFIVMSTFALGIGLVVGNIIHPGAGLDIANASYDASGTKEAATTTKFLLGIIPTSLLSSLTAGNILQVLFVALLVGFALQKMGTKGTPILGAIRQIQALVFRILAMIMWVAPLGAFGAIAAVVGNTGFGAIVALGTLMIAFYITCALFIVVVLGSLLWLVGRVNIFRMMKYLGREYLLIVSTSSSEVVLPRLIAKMEHAGVSKPVAGITIPTGYSFNLDGTAIYLTMASLFIASAMGTPLSIGEQVSLLLFMMIASKGAAGVTGAGLATLAGGLQAHRPDLVDGVGVIVGIDRFMSEARALTNFTGNAVATLLVGTWTKELDREQLTAVLAGERPFDESTMSVDDHLGADEAAEVQREQHPVPAAAAASGSTTENPVTTAPAAQEPELVGSNAGGTRLG
- a CDS encoding exonuclease domain-containing protein translates to MTGPGFATIDFETTGLQAGRHRAVEVAVVHSDADGTVTGRWDTLIDPGEGIGPGPTRIHRITAAQLRAAPRFAEIAPSLVGLLAGRVMVAHNATFDRRFLLAELAAAGHRSWAPAATLCTLQLSRQFLPHGPRSLAACCAAFAIELKGAHRASVDALATARLLGAYLDHSPARDGWNELLARAAAQPAPAGARVSGIGIDADATWVPRERAGGGVFAAPALPSFGFALG
- a CDS encoding NAD(P)-dependent alcohol dehydrogenase, producing the protein MPTSVPALVATSTTGPFENGTVERRDLRPGDVRIDIAYAGICHSDIHTVRGEWGATEYPLTPGHEIAGIVSEVGEGVSRYAVGDRVGVGCFVDSCRECAECLAGEEQFCQKGVIYTYGTVGHDGVRTQGGYSRQIVVDENYVVRIPDSLDLDVAAPLLCAGITLYSPLRRWKAGPGVRVGIVGMGGLGHMGVKIAHALGAHVTVLSQSLSKKDDGLRFGADEYVATSDPESLRALRGSFDLIISTVSADIDLDRFLGLLGTGGALVFVGLPENPQQFSMFSLTSARRIIAGSNIGGIRETQEMLDFCAEHGIAAEIETIAASEVDGAWDRVVASDVRYRFVIDAETIGG